Within the Staphylococcus argenteus genome, the region AGAAACTTTGACAAACTTAATGATAATGATCTACAAATTGCGCATTATATTAATACACATATTGACGAATGTAAAAATATGAAAATTCATGATCTAGCTCAATACACGCATGCCTCTAATGCTACAATTCACAGGTTCACTCGTAAATTAGGATTTGATGGTTATAGCGATTTTAAATCTTACTTAAAATTCGAAAGTAACAAAACACATCAACTTCCATCAAATTCTATTGATAGTTTTAAGCAAGAAATTGATAGTACATTCAACTATTTAGAACGTGTCGATTACCAATGTATCGCTCAAAAAATGCGTTTCGCATCAACGATATATTTATTCGGTACTGGGCGTGCACAGTTAAATGTAGCTTCAGAAGCACAACGCATTTTATTAACATTACATAATCATGTCATCGTACTGCATGATCAACACGAACTTAAAATGATTTTGAATAAAAGTGACGTGAATGATTTATTCTTTATAATTTCATTATCAGGTGAAACACATGAATTGTTAGAAGTAACAAACTTACTACAACTCAGACAAAAATACTTTATTTCAGTTACAACAATGAAAGATAATACGCTTGCTCAAAAAGCAAATTACAATGTTTATGTTTCTAGCAACACATTCTATCTGACTGATGGCACTGATTACTCTAGTTTCATTAGTTATCACATATTCTTTGAAACACTTGTTAGAAAATATAATGAATATTTGCAACATGGTGATATTTCAAATTAGAAAAAAGGAAGTTATGATTTAATGGCTGTGAGCCTATCATAACTTCCTTTTGTCATATTATTGTTGTGTTGATGTTTCAATTACATGATACATTTTATCGAACATTAATTCGAAGCCATGCACCATGGCATCATGATATTCTTTTTTCTTTTGTTTATACTCTAAATTAGTAAATCGTCTTTCTTTTTCAACTAATGAACGGTAATAAAACAACATTTGCGTACCACCTGTTTCACGTTCGAAAAACTCTACTTCAATGATATCTTGCTCTTCACTTAACCCAGGCATACCTATAGTCATTTTTATATATTCATCCATTACTAACGATTCATAAATACCTTCAATCACATTCACTTTACCGTTTCGTTGTTGATCAACAATACGATATTTTCCACCCTCTTTAACATCCGCTTCTATTTCTTTATTAGTTCTTGCTGATGTCATAAACCATTGCTTTAACAAATCTGTCTTTGTCCAAGCTTCGTATACTAATTCCGGTGAAAATTTATAAAGTTTTTCAATTTCGACTTCGACATGTTCATTTTCTACATTAAATTTTGCCACTGTTGTCCACCCACTTTCGCTCTTACTTTTATTTTAACGCATTTTAGCTCAGTTCCAAACATAGATGATTTTCAATTTTAAAAGATTGGCATTATACAGTGAGTACAACCTTATCTGTTAGTATAACAAGCCACCTTACTTGGCTACATCGATATGTTGTCAGGCATTAATGTTTCACTTCATGACTAGTATTCTTTTTTAATTTTGGAAAATTAAATATAATCGCTACAAGACCACATACGCCTAATAAAATTGGATAAATACTATAAGGGAACAACATCAATGGTGAGATTCCAGCAACGCCTGCTGCAGAAATAACTTGTGGACTATATGGCAAGAGCCCTTGGAAACAGCCACCAAAAATATCTAAAATACTTGCAGATTTTCTTGGATCTACTTCATATTCATCAGCAATATTTTTAGCTAATGGTCCTGACATGATAATTGAAATGGTATTATTTGCGGTAGCGATATCGGCTACACTTACTAAACTAGCAATACCAAGTTCAGCACCACGTTTTGATTTTACTTTTGAACGAACAAATTGTAATAACCATTGAATACCACCATTGTGTTGAATGATACCAACTAATCCACCAATTAATAGCGCAATCATCGCAATGTCTTCCATACTTATGATCCCTTTTGAAATAGCATCTAAAAGTCCCATCCATCCAAATGAACCATCCATTAAGCCTATGATACCAGCTAATAATGTGCCACCAATTAGTACAATAATCACATTGACACCTAATAATGCTAGCACTAATACTAATACGTAAGGGACAACTTTAATTAAATCATAATCATAATTTTTGGCATGATTTAAAGAAATACCATTTGTTAAGAAATACAAGATGACAATTGTTAAAATGGCTCCAGGCAATACAATTTTAAAATTGACTCTGAATTTATCTTTCATTTTTGTATGTTGTGTTCTCACAGCAGCAATTGTTGTATCTGAAATCATTGATAGGTTATCACCGAACATCGCACCTCCAACAACAGTTGCCATTGCCAAAGCAGTTGGTACATCTGTCGCTTGTGCAAATCCATAACCAACAGGTGCTATTGCAGCAACTGTACCTACTGACGTTCCCATAGATATCGACACAAACATACATATAACAAACAATCCTACAATAATTAAATTTTCAGGGATGAGTGATAGCCCTAAATTAACAGTCGACTTTACACCGCCCATTTTTTCAGCTGTATTTGAAAATGCACCTGCTAAAATAAAAATTAACATCATCAAAATAATATTTGAATGACCCGCACCTTTTGTAAATACTTCAACTTTTTTAGCAAATGATTCTTTTCTATTCATTAATAATGCCACGATAACCGTAATCGTAATCGCAACATTTAAAGGCATAGAAGTAAAATCACCAGTGATAATACCTACGCCTAAAAACAACGCCACAAATAATAACAAGGGGAATAATGCCCAAGCATTGCTCTTTTTATGTTCTTCCATCCTTTTTACCTGCTTTCCAATTAAAAATACCTCTTTCTCACAAAATGAAGAAAGAGGTTTTCATGTACTTTACCTGCTTATCTTCAAACCTTTACGGTTACTGGAATTGGCACATTCGAAATGTTGCCGAGGCTTCATAGGGCCAGTCCCTCCACCTCTCTAGATAAGTGATTCTTATTTACGTTTACGTTACAAGATAATCCTTAGTACGTCAATCATAAATTAATTAGAAGTCGTATAAAATTTTTCATATACAATCATTCCGATTGTAATAATAATTAAAATAATAATGCAAATCACAAGTAAGAGCCACCATTTGAGCATTAATGCAATTAAAATAAGCATGATAGATAAACTTACTAATGTTATCGATATAATTTTAAATTGCTGAACACGTTGCTTGGAGATGACTTTCAACTGTTTGTTTAATAAATGCGTATTTCTTAAACTAATCCCCAATACACTTTCTAGTATTTGAATCGATACGATACTTATTGCAAATATAATAGTTGGTAAAACATCATAGCCCCCTATAGTTAATGGATAAATTACAAATCCAACATATAGTAATCCCGAGACAAAGGCTAATAAGTATGCGACGTATTTGTTAAACTTAATTATATTCTTTTTAATATTTTGATGGGTAAACCATACATTCATAATAATCGCAACTGCTACAAATAATGTGAATACTATATATAATGGTAATTTTTGTTCAGGAAAAGCAGTAATTACTCCTAAGGCTAATGCTATAATCATAAATAATATAACTCTAGATATTATTAAAACCATAATAACAACCCCTTTACTTTCGATTCATCAAATTTAAAGTGAGCATCATATCTAAGTATAGTATCTCTATATCGTTTACATTATCGTAACATATTACTACTTTGACATTTAATATAAAACTTATCATTTTTTGTTCGTTTTAGTCTTTCATTTTTCCTATAATCTTTTATACACTGCAATCAACACCTTTGAATTCCAAGTTCTACTGCAGAGCCTATAGCGAGCATTAACTTTCAAATTACAATCTATACTATATATAGGACATCAAAAAAGTCGATAAAGACCCATATCTTTACCGACTTAAAATTACAATTATTAATTGCATCTGTTTTCATTATCTATGATACCTTTACAATTACAAACCTAATCTATTTGCACACCACCAGTCACACCAAACACTTGACCAGTAGTGTAACTTGATTCTTCTGAGGCTAACAATACATACGTACCAGATAATTCGACAGGTTGACCTGCACGACCTAGTGGTGTTTTTTGTCCAAATGTAGGTATTTTACTTTGAGGCTGACCCCCTGAAATTTGTAACGGTGACCAAAATGGCCCTGGCGCCACACAATTCACTCTAATACCTTTAGGTCCAAGTTCTTCTGAAAAGCTTTTCGTTAATGAAATAATAGCTGCTTTTGAAGCGGCATAATCATGAAGTATAGGACTTGGATTATAACCTTGTACAGATGACGTCGTAGTAATCGATGCACCTGGTTTTAAGTACTCTAGTGCTTTTTGAATCGTCCAAAATACCGGATAGACATTCGTTTCAAATGTTTCAGAAAATGCATCTGTTGTAAAACCTTGAATATCATCATGGTATTGCTGATGTCCAGCGACTAGTGTCACATTATCTAAACCACCTAATTCTCTATATGCTTGTTCTACTAGTTCATAATTAAATTGTTCATCCCTTAAATCTCCAGGAATTAACACAGCTTTTTGTCCACTTTCTTCAATCACTTGACGTACTTCTTGCGCATCTTGTTCTTCACTCGGAAGATAACTAATAGCTACATCAGCACCTTCTTTGGCATAAGCTATCGCTACTGCCCGTCCAATTGCTGAGTCGCCACCTGTGACTAACATTTTATAACCTTGTAAACGTTGATGACCTTGATATGATGTTTCTCCACAATCAGGTGCTGGCGTCATTTCAGATTGTAAACCCGGTACTTCTTGTTCCTGCTTTTCGTAATCTGTTGTTTTAAATTTTGTTCTAGGATCTTGAGCTGCCATCTTTTAACATCTCCTCATTTGGTTAATAGTTATTAATTACCCAACCTTGCCTAGAAGTTAATCATCATTTTCACTAAAAATCACTTTCTCCTTCACAAATGAATCACAGTTACTGTTACAATAATCTTTTTACAAATTCAACGAAGTATTCTGGTACTTTTTCTAAAATTACTTCATCAGGGTCATATTTAGGATGATGCAAATCGTATTCACTATTCGAACCTATCAAAGCAAAGACGCTTGGATAATATTTACTATATCCTGAAAAATCTTCACCGATTGTCAACGGTTGATTCATCATTTCCACTTTATATCCAACCTGCTGCGCTACTTCTATAGCTTTATGTGTTAAAGTTTCATCATTAATAACAGCACCTGGTAGTTTTGTATAATTTAAATTAATTGTCATATTGTACGCTTTACCTAGACCATCCGCAATATCATGTAATCGTTGTTCTATAAGTTCACGCACCTCAGGATCAAAACTACGTACCGTACCTTGTACGTATGCATGATCTGCAATAACATTCCAAGTATTACCACAAGATACTTGTCCGATTGTTACCACTGCTTCATCAAATGCAGATAGATTTCTGCTAACTATGGATTGAATACTATTAATCAGTTGGGCCAGTACAATAACAGGATCATTACATTGTTCTGGTTTAGCAGCATGACCTCCAATACCTTTAATATGAAACTCAAAACGATCAACTGCTGATGTAATCGCACCAGTTTTGATTGCAAATGTATCTGTAGGGTGTGAAGGATTATTATGAAATCCTAAGACTGCTTGCACATCATCTAATACGTGCGTCTCAATAATTTTAAATGCACCATAACCTAATTCCTCAGCTGGTTGAAAA harbors:
- a CDS encoding MurR/RpiR family transcriptional regulator; this translates as MFLDEHINRNFDKLNDNDLQIAHYINTHIDECKNMKIHDLAQYTHASNATIHRFTRKLGFDGYSDFKSYLKFESNKTHQLPSNSIDSFKQEIDSTFNYLERVDYQCIAQKMRFASTIYLFGTGRAQLNVASEAQRILLTLHNHVIVLHDQHELKMILNKSDVNDLFFIISLSGETHELLEVTNLLQLRQKYFISVTTMKDNTLAQKANYNVYVSSNTFYLTDGTDYSSFISYHIFFETLVRKYNEYLQHGDISN
- a CDS encoding SRPBCC family protein, translating into MAKFNVENEHVEVEIEKLYKFSPELVYEAWTKTDLLKQWFMTSARTNKEIEADVKEGGKYRIVDQQRNGKVNVIEGIYESLVMDEYIKMTIGMPGLSEEQDIIEVEFFERETGGTQMLFYYRSLVEKERRFTNLEYKQKKKEYHDAMVHGFELMFDKMYHVIETSTQQ
- a CDS encoding Na+/H+ antiporter NhaC family protein, whose amino-acid sequence is MEEHKKSNAWALFPLLLFVALFLGVGIITGDFTSMPLNVAITITVIVALLMNRKESFAKKVEVFTKGAGHSNIILMMLIFILAGAFSNTAEKMGGVKSTVNLGLSLIPENLIIVGLFVICMFVSISMGTSVGTVAAIAPVGYGFAQATDVPTALAMATVVGGAMFGDNLSMISDTTIAAVRTQHTKMKDKFRVNFKIVLPGAILTIVILYFLTNGISLNHAKNYDYDLIKVVPYVLVLVLALLGVNVIIVLIGGTLLAGIIGLMDGSFGWMGLLDAISKGIISMEDIAMIALLIGGLVGIIQHNGGIQWLLQFVRSKVKSKRGAELGIASLVSVADIATANNTISIIMSGPLAKNIADEYEVDPRKSASILDIFGGCFQGLLPYSPQVISAAGVAGISPLMLFPYSIYPILLGVCGLVAIIFNFPKLKKNTSHEVKH
- a CDS encoding SDR family oxidoreductase; translated protein: MAAQDPRTKFKTTDYEKQEQEVPGLQSEMTPAPDCGETSYQGHQRLQGYKMLVTGGDSAIGRAVAIAYAKEGADVAISYLPSEEQDAQEVRQVIEESGQKAVLIPGDLRDEQFNYELVEQAYRELGGLDNVTLVAGHQQYHDDIQGFTTDAFSETFETNVYPVFWTIQKALEYLKPGASITTTSSVQGYNPSPILHDYAASKAAIISLTKSFSEELGPKGIRVNCVAPGPFWSPLQISGGQPQSKIPTFGQKTPLGRAGQPVELSGTYVLLASEESSYTTGQVFGVTGGVQID
- a CDS encoding amidohydrolase, which gives rise to MGANNRVIEWRRYFHQHPELSEQEFNTTQKIKDILTEHHITVLDLPLKTGLVAEIGQGSSCVAIRADIDALPIQELVNQDFKSENEGVMHACGHDIHMASVLAAAIKLKDIEDALNGRVKFIFQPAEELGYGAFKIIETHVLDDVQAVLGFHNNPSHPTDTFAIKTGAITSAVDRFEFHIKGIGGHAAKPEQCNDPVIVLAQLINSIQSIVSRNLSAFDEAVVTIGQVSCGNTWNVIADHAYVQGTVRSFDPEVRELIEQRLHDIADGLGKAYNMTINLNYTKLPGAVINDETLTHKAIEVAQQVGYKVEMMNQPLTIGEDFSGYSKYYPSVFALIGSNSEYDLHHPKYDPDEVILEKVPEYFVEFVKRLL